Proteins found in one Misgurnus anguillicaudatus chromosome 3, ASM2758022v2, whole genome shotgun sequence genomic segment:
- the btr01 gene encoding E3 ubiquitin-protein ligase TRIM21, translated as MFLIGRMYLSDFPRNKNSFQNPLAFLEDDLMWAKFTAGWAILSVVRSTKLACNGLFESRVKFPIFSVLRHTGLQEVTTEQNRTNITNSREEKRTNPKLILHTMSLPAEFLSEEQLSCSICLDIFTNPVSTPCGHSFCLACITSYWEGQAKSCLCPLCKENFRKRPELHINHTLKEITEQFKRMAETPESPRNATGDSVANSFSAPKHVGQLRPPELSEQLVKEIKSRFRRSASSELLASQQPLSASNDVHSPSASVTPRRSYSVSVTDGGGSGGPQCPRHGQSMEMFCKTDQSCICPLCAQTEHQGHSVGPAQREMNIKKSQLRIMEVELQGLITVRERKIEEILKSLGEIQSNADQEIAGTVGKFSELMSAVERSQAELLEVVEMGRRAAEHRSNALIRDLETEISDLKKRSSNLNQLVQFQDYFNFFQTYPAYSSLPVTKNWNDVSLTPDPTAGAVLRNVTQMVKEVQENLKKLSENCLHSTTENSLESKNWRVQEYAMDVTLDRDSAHPRLIISEDGKQVHCSDRYQNVPDTLERFDRVVCVLGREGFYSGRHYWEVQVGEKTDWDLGVASNSINRKGKIAASPANGYWFLSLRDKTEYIFRAEQSATLTLQPKPQTIGVFVDYEKGQISFYNADTKSLIFTFTGTFTGILYPFFSPCTNKSGKNEEPLTICSNYPADRNWLT; from the exons ATGTTCCTGATTGGCAGGATGTATCTGTCCGATTTCCCGCGAAATAAGAATTCGTTCCAGAATCCTTTGGCGTTTTTGGAGGATGACCTCATGTGGGCTAAGTTTACGGCTGGATGGGCGATCTTGTCAGTAGTACGGTCCACCAAGCTCGCTTGCAACGGTTTATTTGAGTCTCGAGTAAAGTTTCCCATCTTCTCCGTTCTCAG ACACACCGGTTTGCAGGAGGTTACAACTGAGCAGAACAGAACCAACATAACAAACAGCCGGGAAGAGAAAAGAACAAACCCCAAGTTAATTTT ACACACCATGTCACTACCTGCTGAATTCCTGTCAGAGGAGCAGTTGTCCTGCTCTATCTGCTTAGATATCTTCACCAATCCTGTCTCCACACCCTGCGGCCACAGCTTCTGCTTAGCGTGCATCACCTCCTATTGGGAGGGCCAGGCCAAATCATGCCTCTGCCCTCTGTGCAAGGAGAACTTCCGAAAGCGCCCTGAGCTCCACATTAATCACACGCTCAAAGAGATCACTGAGCAGTTTAAACGGATGGCGGAGACCCCTGAGAGTCCTAGGAATGCGACTGGAGACTCCGTGGCCAACTCTTTCTCTGCGCCGAAGCATGTAGGACAGTTAAGACCGCCAGAGCTGTCCGAACAGCTTGTAAAAGAAATCAAGAGTCGCTTTCGAAGATCTGCATCCAGTGAGCTTTTGGCATCTCAGCAGCCTCTATCGGCATCAAACGACGTTCACTCCCCTTCTGCATCAGTGACACCTAGAAGATCTTATAGTGTGAGTGTAACCGATGGAGGAGGTTCTGGCGGGCCACAGTGTCCAAGACATGGGCAGTCTATGGAGATGTTCTGCAAGACAGACCAGTCATGTATTTGCCCATTGTGTGCACAAACAGAGCACCAGGGCCATTCTGTGGGGCCTGCTCAAAGAGAGATGAATATTAAGAAG TCCCAGTTGCGAATCATGGAAGTGGAGCTTCAAGGTTTAATCACAGTCAGAGAGAGGAAAATAGAGGAGATCCTCAAATCACTCGGAGAAATTCAA TCAAATGCAGATCAAGAGATAGCCGGTACTGTGGGTAAGTTCAGTGAGTTGATGAGTGCTGTGGAGAGGTCCCAGGCTGAGCTTTTGGAGGTGGTGGAGATGGGACGCCGAGCCGCAGAGCATCGCTCTAATGCCCTCATACGAGACCTGGAGACTGAGATCTCtgacttaaaaaaaagaagCAGCAACCTCAATCAACTCGTTCAGTTCCAAgattatttcaactt ttttcagACATATCCAGCATATAGTAGTTTACCTGTGACAAAGAACTGGAATGACGTGTCTTTGACCCCTGACCCCACAGCAGGGGCAGTTCTTAGAAATGTCACACAGATGGTGAAGGAAGTGCAGGAAAATTTGAAGAAACTGTCCGAAAACT GTTTGCACTCTACCACAGAAAACTCACTGGAATCAA AAAATTGGAGAGTGCAGGAATATGCCA TGGATGTGACCCTAGATCGAGATTCAGCCCATCCACGTCTAATCATCTCCGAGGATGGTAAGCAGGTGCACTGCAGTGACCGCTACCAAAATGTGCCCGACACACTGGAGCGGTTTGACCGTGTGGTGTGCGTTCTTGGTCGTGAAGGTTTTTACTCTGGCCGCCATTACTGGGAGGTCCAAGTAGGTGAGAAGACAGACTGGGATTTAGGAGTGGCCAGCAATTCTATTAACAGGAAAGGAAAAATAGCCGCCAGTCCAGCTAATGGATATTGGTTTCTGAGTCTACGTGACAAGACTGAATATATCTTTCGCGCAGAACAATCAGCAACTTTAACGCTGCAACCAAAACCCCAGACCATTGGTGTGTTTGTGGACTATGAAAAAGGTCAAATTTCTTTTTATAATGCAGATACAAAGTCACTGATTTTTACCTTCACCGGCACATTTACAGGCATTTTATATCCTTTCTTTAGCCCATGCACCAACAAATCTGGAAAAAATGAGGAGCCACTTACTATATGTTCTAATTACCCAGCTGACAGAAACTGGCTGACTTAA
- the rps6 gene encoding small ribosomal subunit protein eS6, with product MKLNISFPATGCQKLIEVDDERKLRIFYEKRMATEVAADSLGDEWKGYVVRISGGNDKQGFPMKQGVLTHGRVRLLLSKGHSCYRPRRTGERKRKSVRGCIVDANLSVLNLVIVRKGEKDIPGLTDSTVPRRLGPKRASRIRKLFNLSKEDDVRQYVVRRPLTKEGKKPRTKAPKIQRLVTPRVLQHKRRRIALKKQRTLKNKEEASDYAKLLAKRMKEAKEKRQEQIAKRRRLSSLRASTSKSESSQK from the exons ATGAAG CTCAACATCTCGTTCCCCGCCACTGGCTGTCAAAAGCTGATAGAAGTTGATGATGAGCGCAAACTGAGGATCTTCTATGAGAAGCGAATGGCCACAGAGGTGGCTGCAGACTCTCTGGGTGATGAGTGGAAG GGCTATGTTGTGCGCATCAGTGGAGGCAATGACAAACAGGGCTTCCCCATGAAACAGGGTGTGCTGACCCATGGCCGTGTGCGTCTCCTCCTCAGCAAGGGACACTCCTGTTACCGCCCTCGCCGTACTGGTGAGCGTAAACGCAAGTCTGTCCGTGGCTGCATCGTGGACGCCAACCTGAGTGTCCTCAACTTGGTCATTGTCAGGAAGG GTGAGAAGGACATTCCCGGACTGACTGATAGCACTGTCCCTCGCCGACTTGGACCCAAGAGGGCAAGCAGGATCCGCAAGCTGTTCAACTTGTCCAAAGAGGATGATGTCAGGCAGTATGTGGTCAGGAGACCCCTCACTAAAGAAG GCAAGAAGCCGAGAACTAAGGCCCCTAAGATTCAGCGTCTGGTTACACCCCGTGTGCTGCAGCACAAGCGCAGACGTATCGCTCTCAAGAAGCAGCGCACACTGAAGAACAAGGAGGAGGCCTCTGATTACGCCAAGCTGCTGGCCAAGAGGATGAAG GAGGCTAAGGAGAAACGTCAAGAACAGATTGCTAAGAGACGTCGTCTCTCCTCTCTGAGGGCCTCAACATCTAAGTCAGAGTCTAGCCAGAAGTGA